DNA sequence from the Acidobacteriota bacterium genome:
TCCTCGGCCGGCGCCGGATGACCCACGGCGATCATGCACTCCACCTGAAAGTCTTCGGGGACGCCCAGTTCTTCGACCGCCTTGTCCTTGTCGAAGCCCGCCATGGCATGGGCGGCCAATCCCATGCGGGTGGCCTGCAGGGCCAGGTTCTGCCAGGCTGAGCCGGCGTCCAGGGAGTGACTGGCGTTGGGTTTATCGTTGCGCTCAAAACGGCGTGACGAAAGAAGCACCAGCAGGACCCCCGCCTTGGCGCACCATGCCTGATTGCCTTCCGCCAAGAGCGAAAAGAAGCGCTCCCAGTGAGGGCTCTGGCGATGGGCGTAAAGGAAGCGCCAGGGCTGCTCGTTATAGCAGGAGGGAGCCCAGCGGGCCGCCTCGAAAAGGGTCGTCAGGTCGTCTTGGCTGACCGGCCGGCCGCTGAAGGAGCGCGGCGACCAGCGCTCTACCAAGAGGGATTCGATCTCTTTATCGGGTTGCCGGTACCGGCGGACTGCTTTGCCTTGAATCATCGGTTCCTCATGGGTTGGGATTCTGCCGCAGCTTCTTGATCTC
Encoded proteins:
- a CDS encoding nitroreductase family protein, which encodes MIQGKAVRRYRQPDKEIESLLVERWSPRSFSGRPVSQDDLTTLFEAARWAPSCYNEQPWRFLYAHRQSPHWERFFSLLAEGNQAWCAKAGVLLVLLSSRRFERNDKPNASHSLDAGSAWQNLALQATRMGLAAHAMAGFDKDKAVEELGVPEDFQVECMIAVGHPAPAEELPEKLREREKPSGRKAVSEFVREGNFDF